In Candidatus Coatesbacteria bacterium, one DNA window encodes the following:
- the nadA gene encoding quinolinate synthase NadA, translating to MPTDPGLDSELIDEISKLKNRRGAVIMAHNYQLPEIQAVADHTGDSLGLARLAAATQARTIVLCGVSFMAETAAIICPDKTVLLPEPDAGCPLADMLGTEDVREARQRFPGLYVISYVNSSAAVKAESDICCTSSNGVEVLRRAPAERPVLFCPDRHLGEYAARSLGRDYALYPREAPVMLWPGFCPTHHRVTVADIRAARQAHPRAKVMVHPECDIAVIEAADVAASTGGMLEYPDSVEAAEFIVGTEIGMLTPLEKRYPDRVFHPLAPQKTVCFNMKRNTLASLRRVLHDEQPVVEVPAAVAERARGALERMLAVG from the coding sequence ATGCCGACCGACCCAGGGCTTGACTCCGAGCTGATCGACGAGATAAGCAAACTCAAAAACCGCCGCGGGGCCGTGATCATGGCCCACAACTACCAGCTGCCCGAGATCCAGGCCGTCGCCGACCACACCGGCGACTCCCTCGGCCTGGCGCGCCTGGCCGCCGCAACGCAGGCCCGGACGATCGTGCTCTGCGGCGTCAGCTTCATGGCCGAAACCGCGGCGATCATCTGTCCGGACAAGACCGTCCTGCTGCCCGAACCCGACGCCGGCTGCCCCCTGGCCGACATGCTCGGCACCGAAGACGTCCGCGAGGCCCGACAGCGCTTTCCCGGCCTCTACGTCATCAGCTACGTCAACTCCAGCGCCGCCGTCAAAGCCGAATCCGACATCTGCTGCACCAGCTCCAACGGCGTCGAGGTCCTGCGCCGCGCCCCCGCCGAGCGCCCCGTGCTCTTCTGCCCCGACCGCCACCTGGGCGAGTACGCCGCCCGCAGCCTCGGCCGGGACTATGCCCTCTATCCGCGAGAGGCCCCGGTGATGCTCTGGCCCGGCTTCTGCCCCACCCACCATCGAGTTACCGTCGCCGACATCCGCGCCGCCCGCCAAGCCCACCCCCGGGCAAAGGTCATGGTCCACCCCGAGTGCGACATCGCCGTCATCGAGGCCGCCGACGTCGCCGCCTCGACCGGCGGCATGCTCGAGTATCCCGACTCCGTCGAGGCCGCCGAGTTCATCGTCGGCACCGAGATCGGTATGCTGACCCCCCTCGAAAAGCGCTACCCCGACCGCGTCTTCCACCCCCTGGCCCCGCAGAAGACCGTCTGCTTCAACATGAAGCGCAACACCCTGGCGAGCCTGCGCCGCGTCCTGCACGACGAACAGCCCGTCGTCGAGGTCCCCGCCGCCGTCGCCGAGCGCGCCCGCGGGGCCCTCGAACGCATGCTGGCCGTAGGCTAG